The Malus domestica chromosome 06, GDT2T_hap1 genome has a segment encoding these proteins:
- the LOC103428488 gene encoding protein NO VEIN-like, with product MQSPAYLPSCTRKTYHFLIKLIQNAEVNEYEEGVEPTLEFVMTKKDITGSGAPATLLVFNNEVGFSRKNMDSICSVGRSTKKGKRHQGFIGEKELHDWLA from the exons ATGCAGTCACCAGCCTATCTACCGAGTTGTACCAGAAAGACATACCATTTTCTCATTAAGCTCATACAG AATGCGGAAGTCAATGAATACGAAGAAGGGGTTGAACCAACACTGGAATTTGTGATGACAAAGAAGGACATAACTGGGAGTGGAGCTCCGGCTACTCTGCTGGTTTTTAATAATGAGGTTGGATTTTCCAGGAAGAATATGGATTCGATCTGCAGTGTAGGACGTTCTACAAAGAAGGGGAAGAGACATCAGGGCTTTATTGGAGAAAAAG AGCTCCACGATTGGCTAGCGTGA